One part of the Ziziphus jujuba cultivar Dongzao chromosome 2, ASM3175591v1 genome encodes these proteins:
- the LOC107418843 gene encoding cytochrome P450 CYP736A12 has translation MSPTMIVILCAFLASLWFISFVLTKADQKHTKNGRKLPPGPQPLPIIGNLHQLGNLPHHNLQKLAQKYGPIMSLRLGSVPTIVVSSPQTANLFLKTHDTNFASRPKLQASDYLTFGRKGIAFAEYGPYWRNMRKLCTLQLLSASKTESFSGLRKEELGSMVESVKKLAVAGEVVNVSRKVGELVEDIATVMILGKRKDDRYELKGLAEKVLNLIGAFNLGDYVPFLGALDLQGFKRHTKEVSNSIHQVIEKILTEHEQDNNSQQRDFVDILLPLMNQPINPQDMPVYPIDRTNIKAILLDLIVAAFDTSATAIEWTMSELIRHPRVMKLLQDELESVVGMDKMVEEKDLGKLSYLDMVVKESFRLHPVAPLLVPHESIEDTTIEGYYIPKKSRIIVNTWAIGHDPNVWSKNVEEFYPERFMDSKIDLKGHDFELLPFGSGRRMCPGMQSGLITVRLVLAQLVHCFNWELPHGLNPKDIDMTEVFGLTVPRANHLVLKPTYRLLC, from the exons ATGTCTCCTACAATGATTGTCATCCTCTGTGCTTTCCTCGCTTCTCTCTGGTTCATTTCCTTTGTACTCACAAAGGCCGACCAAAAACACACCAAAAATGGCCGGAAACTTCCACCGGGACCCCAACCGCTACCCATCATCGGAAACCTGCATCAACTCGGAAACCTTCCACACCACAACCTTCAAAAACTGGCTCAAAAATACGGACCCATTATGTCATTACGGCTTGGCAGTGTCCCAACCATCGTTGTGTCATCCCCACAAACCGCTAATCTATTCCTTAAGACTCACGACACCAATTTCGCAAGTCGACCGAAGCTTCAAGCTTCCGACTACTTGACGTTTGGAAGAAAAGGGATTGCTTTCGCCGAATATGGTCCATATTGGCGCAACATGAGGAAGCTATGCACTTTACAGCTTCTAAGTGCATCGAAAACTGAGTCATTTTCAGGGTTGAGGAAGGAAGAGCTTGGATCGATGGTGGAGTCGGTGAAGAAGTTGGCGGTAGCCGGTGAGGTTGTCAATGTCAGTCGGAAAGTTGGTGAGCTTGTGGAGGATATAGCCACGGTGATGATATTGGGAAAGAGAAAAGATGATAGGTATGAATTGAAGGGACTTGCAGAGAAGGTTTTGAACTTGATTGGAGCTTTCAATCTTGGTGATTATGTGCCATTTCTTGGGGCCCTTGATCTTCAG GGATTCAAAAGGCATACAAAGGAAGTTAGCAACTCCATCCACCAAGTGATAGAGAAGATCCTTACTGAGCATGAACAAGACAACAACAGCCAACAAAGGGACTTTGTTGACATACTACTCCCATTGATGAACCAACCTATAAATCCCCAGGACATGCCCGTTTACCCAATCGATCGAACAAATATCAAAGCGATATTACTCGACTTGATCGTGGCTGCATTTGATACCTCAGCCACCGCCATTGAGTGGACAATGTCGGAACTTATAAGGCACCCAAGGGTAATGAAACTACTTCAAGATGAGCTAGAAAGTGTTGTTGGCATGGATAAAATGGTGGAAGAAAAGGATTTGGGAAAATTGAGTTACTTAGACATGGTAGTGAAGGAGAGCTTTAGGTTGCACCCAGTTGCACCTTTACTAGTACCCCATGAGAGCATAGAGGACACTACCATTGAAGGATACTACATACCCAAGAAATCAAGAATCATAGTGAACACTTGGGCAATAGGACATGACCCAAATGTGTGGTCCAAAAATGTGGAAGAATTTTACCCAGAAAGATTCATGGATAGTAAAATAGACTTAAAAGGGCATGATTTTGAACTTCTTCCATTTGGGTCAGGTCGAAGAATGTGCCCAGGAATGCAATCGGGTTTAATTACTGTCCGATTGGTTTTGGCTCAATTGGTACATTGCTTTAACTGGGAGCTTCCTCATGGCTTGAATCCCAAAGACATTGACATGACAGAGGTGTTCGGATTGACTGTGCCAAGAGCCAATCATTTGGTTCTTAAGCCTACTTATCGATTGCTTTGCTAA